The Gemmatimonadota bacterium DH-78 region CGAGTACTACCTGGGCGGGTTCGGGCTCGACCCCGCGCGGGCGCTGCTGATCAACTGCGACGCCATCGCCCTCGCGGGGGGCCGGCACTTCTCCGAGGTGTTTCCCGACAGCCGCGTCGACCTGTCGCTGCGCTATCGCTCGGCGCGAACCGCAAAGGAGCGGGAGCAGCAGGAATCGATCTTCCGCATCGACGACTGGTGCATGGACTACGAGCGGGCGATCCGCGACCGCGGGGGCATCGGGTTCTTCCTGGGCGGCATCGGCCCGGACGGGCACATCGCCTTCAACACCCGCGGCTCCGACCACTACTCCACCACCCGCCTCACCGAAACCAACTTCGAAACCCAGGCACAGGCGGCCGGCGACCTGGGCGGTATCGAGGTATCGAAGAACCGGCTCGTGATCACGATCGGCCTCGACACCATCACCTGCAATCCGGATGCGGTGACGATCATCTTCGCCGCGGGCGAGGCGAAGGCCGGGGTGGTGCGCGACGCGCTGGAGGAGGAGCGCAGCGTGCTCTACCCGGCCACCGCGCTCCAGCGGCTGCCCGGGGGTCGCTTCTACATCACCCGCAGTGCCGGGGCCAGGCTGCGCGACAGCATCGAGCGCTACTATCGCACCGGCCCCTGGACCCCCGAGAAGACCGAGCGGGCGGTGATCGACCTGTGCCGGCGGATCGACACCTACGGCCCGAATCTCGAGCTCTCCGACCTCGAGCAGGACCCGTGGTGCCGCATGATTCCCGATCTGTCGCTCGACACGGTGGGCGAGGTGATGGACCGCTTCAAGGCCAGGATCCAGCGCGGCCTGCAGCCCGAAGAGAACCAGGTGTTCTACCACACCGGCCCGCATCACGACGACATCCAGCTCGGCCTGCAGCCCCACATCGACCGCACGCTGCAGACCGGCGACAACACCTCGTTCTTCTCGGTGCTCACCTCCGGCTTCACCGCGGTCACCAACGACTTCATCACGAACACCCTGACCAGCACCCGCCGCCTGCTCGACGAAGGGCGGATCGAGATGGTGGAGTACCCCGACTTCTTCGAGGCGGGCTACCGGCTCAAGTGGGACAAGGACGTCTACCACTTCCTGATGAACGTGGCGTCGGAGAACCCCGAGGGTCGCGAGCGCGGACTGGCGCACCGGGTGGTGCGGGCCGTGGTCGACATCTGGGAGGTGCGCGACGTCGACGAGCTGCGCGCCACCCTCGACGAGATCCTGGCCGTGCTCGCCGACAGCTACGACGGCCAGAAGAACCCGCCCCGCATCCAGAAGCTCAAGGGCATGGTGCGCGAGTTCGAAGAGGAGCTGGTGTGGGCCCACTCGGGGGTGCAGGTGAAGAACGTGCGCCACCTGCGCCTCGGATTCTACACCGGCGATCTCTTCACGGAGACTCCGGAGCGGCGCCGCGACGTGGAGCCGATCCTGGAAGAATTCCGCCGGGAGCAGCCCACGGTGATCAGCCTCGCGCTCGACCCCGAAGGCAGCGGCCCCGACACCCACTACAAGGTGTTGCAGGCGATCGCCGAAGCGGTGCGCATGTGGCGCGAGGAGCGGGATCTGAGCGAGCTGCGCATCTGGGGCTACCGCAACGTCTGGTTCCGCTTCGCACCGAGCGACGCCAACGTGGTAGTGCCGGTCAGCCTCGACGCCATGAACGTGGTGGATCAGTCGTTCAGCGACTGCTACCTGAGTCAGGTCGACGCCTCGTTCCCGAGCTACGAGCACGACGGCCGGTTCAGTACGCTGGCCAAGCGGATCTGGGTGGAGCAGCTGCAGTCGATCCAGTATCTGCTGGGCAAGAACTACTTCTACACGAACCCGGACCCTCGCATCCGCGCGAGCCACGGACTGCTCTTCTTCAAGGAGATGAACGTGGACGAGTTCCTGACCCAGGCGCGGGCGCTGGAGAAGGCCACGGAGGGGTGAGATGACTCCGATCGATTTCGGACTCCGCAGCCGCGACTACGCCCTGCACCGTCACGGTCCGCCCCAGGCGTTCTACGAGCGACTGCAGCGGTTCGCCGATCTCGACGGGGCCCGGGTGCTCGACCTCGCGACGGGCCCGGGCACGGTGGCCTTCGAACTCGCGCGACGGGGCGCCACGGTGACCGGCATCGACGTGGCGGAGCCGCAGATCGCCGCAGCCCGGGCGCGCGCCGAGGAGCTCGGGCTCGACGACCGCACGAGTTTTCGGGTGGCGCGGGCCGAGGCCACCGGCGCCCCGGAGCACGGCTGCGATCTCGTCACCTCGGGCCAGTCCTGGCACTGGTTCGACGCGCCGGCCACGGTGGCCGAGGTGCGCCGGGTGCTGCGGCCCGGCGGGATGCTGGCGATCGTGGCCTATTCGTACCTGTCGGGCCACTGCCCGGTCTCGGCCGACACCGAGGAGCTCATTCTGCAGTTCAACCCCGACTGGCCGATGGCCGGATGGACGGGGCTGTTTCCCCGCTGGGTGGACGACGTCGTCGAGGGCGGCATGACCTTCGTGGAGCAGTTCTGCTGGGACTACGACGATCTCTACTCGCACGACGACTGGCGCGGACGCATTCGCACGTGCAACGGGGTCGGCAGCGGGGGACTGCCGGCCGACGAGGTCGCCCGCTTCGACGCCGCACTCGCGGTCATGCTGCGCGAACGGTATCCGGATCCCGTGCCTGTGCGGCACCGGTTGTGGGCGGTGATGGCGCAGGCGGGGGGGGCCTAGCGCCCCCCGTCGATCCGGACCTTGACCCGCTTGCCCTTGATCGTCGACTTCCCGAGCGCCTGAACCACCCGGTCGGCCACCGCTGCGTTCACCTCCACCAGACTGAACTTCTCCGAGATCTGGATGGTGCCGATCTCCCCGCCCCGGATGCCGGCCTCCCCGGTGATGGCCCCGACCAGATCCTTGGGCCGGATGCCGACACGCCGACCGGCACTGATGAAGAGGCGAACCGAGCCCGGAGTGCGGCGCCCGGATGGGCCACCCCGCCCCCCCTTGTGCTTCCTGCCGTCCCATCGGGGAGTTGGAGCGTGGGCCGAAGGAATCTCTTCGTCGTCGCCGGCCGCGTCGGACAGCGTGGCCTCATGGGCCATCTTCACCGCTCCCACGGCGATGTCCCACAGATCGAACTCATCGGAGAGCGCCTCGACCACCACTCGGAAGTGCTCGAGGCCGCCCCCGAGCATGACCTCGCGCAGCGAGGCCCGGGTGAGTTCGAGGCGGTGGGCCTGCATGTCCGCCACGGTGGGCAGCGTTTCGATCGCGATCTTCTGGTGGGTCTGGCGCTCGATGTTGCGCAGCAGCGCGTGCTCGCGGGGATCGGCAAGCGTGATCGCGACCCCCTCGCGGCCGGCCCGGCCCACCCGTCCGATGCGGTGCACGTACGACTTGGGCGCGTTGGGGACGTCGTAGTTGATCACGTGGCTGAGGTGCGAGATGTCGAGCCCGCGAGCCGCCACGTCGGTGGCCACCAGCAGATCGACGGCGCCGCCGCGCAGTTTCTTCATGACGCGGTCGCGTTGGTCCTGCGACATCCCCCCGTGCATCGCCTCCGCCCGGTACCCACGGGCACCGAGGGCCTCGGCGAGTTCGTCCACGTCGTTTCGGGTCCGACAGAAGACCAGCACGGCCTCCGGGGACTCGAGGTCGAGAACGCGGCCCAGAGCGGCCAGCTTGTGCGGTCGGCGCACCAGATAGGCGGTCTGTCGAACCAGCGGACCCTCCCCATCCGACTCCGACTCCTCGGTGATCCGTACCTCGACCGGGTCGCGGAGGTGCTTGCGAGCGATGGCGGCGATGGTCGGGCCCAACGTCGCGGAGAACAGGAGGGATTGGCGGGTGTCGGGAACCTCGGCGAGGATCGCGTCGATATCATCGGCGAACCCCATGTCGAGCATCTCGTCCGCTTCGTCCAGCACCAGCATCTCGACGCCCACCAGCCCGAGGGTGCCGCGGCGGATGTGGTCCAGGGCGCGCCCCGGCGTCGCCACCACCACATCGACCCCTCGCCGAAGCACCTTGAGCTGCTGCGAGAACGACTGCCCGCCGTAGATCGGCAGCACCTCGATCGCCATGTGGCGGCCATACCGATGCACCGCCTGCGCCACCTGCACGGCGAGTTCGCGGGTGGGCACGAGAATGAGCGCGCTCGGCAGCCCGCCACCGCGCGAGATGCGCTGAAGAAGGGGCAGCGTGAACGCGGCGGTCTTGCCCGTCCCGGTGGCGGCGAGGCCCATGAGGTCACGCCCCGCCAGCACCGGCGGGATCGCGGATTGCTGAATCGGAGTCGGTTCCTCGTAGCCCAGAGACTCGAGGGCGCGGAGCAGCTCGGGGCCGAGACCGAGATCGGCGAACGTCCGGTTCGCCTCGGCAGAAGTCGTGTCAGTCATGGCGGAAGCTAACAGCCCCGCCTACCCCCTACGCTCGTACAGCTGCGGCCGGCGGTCTTCGAGCAGGCGCACCGTCCCCCCCAACCGGTGCCGGCGGAGGAGCTCCAGGTCGACGTCGGCGGTGACGAGGGTCTCCACGTTCTCGCTCGATTCGCCCGCGATCCCGTCGCGGGCGAACGAGGTGTCGAGCGGGGTGAAGATGCCCGAGCGTGCGTAGTGCGTGTCGGCGTGCACCACGAAGGGCAGGTTCCCCGTCGTGCCGGCGGCGGCCACGAAGACCTCGTTCTCGACCGCCCGCGCCTGACAGCAGTAGCGCACCCGGAGATATGCGTCGCGGTCCTCGGCGGTGAAGGGCACGAAGAGAATCTGCGCTCCCCGATCCACCGCGATCCGCGCCAGTTCCGGAAACTGCACGTCGTACGAGAGAAGAATCGCCACTCGGCCGCGGTCGGTGTCGAACACCTCGAGGGCGTCGCCACCCTCCACGCCCCACCAGCGCTTCTCTTCGGCGGTCAGATGGAGCTTCGCCTGCCGCTCGATCGTGCCGTCGCGCCGGAAGAGATAGGCCACGTTCTGAAGGCGCCCGGACTCGTCGATCGTGAACTGCGATCCGCCGACGATGTTCACGTTGTGCTTGACGGACAGCGCCGAGAACATGGCGAGATAGGCGGGCGTCAGCTCGGCGAGGGTACGCACCGCGTCGGCCGGCCGACGCCCCGGATCCACCGCCATCAACTGATTCGTGAGCAGCTCCGGAAGGACGACGAAATCCACCTTGTTGTTCGCGGCCGCGTCGACGAAGAAGGCGCACTGGGTGTGGAAGTCGTCCCATGAATCGATGTGCCGCATGCGATACTGGACCGCGCAGATGCGCACCCTGGAGACCCGTTGCCACCGCGTCGACGGGTCGGGTACGTGATCCAGATTCGTCCACTCGAGGTGGGTGGCATAGCCGCGGGAAGCCGTATCGGCCGGAAAGTAGTCCGGGATCAGCTCGCGCAGCACGAAGCCGTTGGCCACCTGCGTCGTGAGCACGGGATCATACAGCCCCCGCGAGATCACCTGCTCGGCATACTCTCGCGCACTCATGCGGTCGGCCTGGGCACCGTAGCCGGGAATGCGTCCGCCGATCACGATGCGCGCCAGATTCAGTTCGCGGCACAGCGCCTTGCGGGCTTCGTAGAGCCGCCGCGCGTGGTTGATGCCCCGATGGTCGGGATGCACCATGATCTCGATGCCGTACAGGGTGTCGCCCGAATCGCTGTGCGTGCGGATGTGTCCGTTGTCGGAGATGCGCGTCCAGTCGTGCCAGGCCGTGTGCATGTCCGATTCGACGATGAGCGAGTTCGACGAGGCGATCAGGCGTCCGTCCGACTCGAGGCACAACTGGCCCCGGGGAAAGATCTCGATCTGACTGCGGATCTGGTCCTCGCTCCAGGGCGCCATCCCGGGAAAGCAGAGTTCCTGCATCTCCACG contains the following coding sequences:
- a CDS encoding glucosamine-6-phosphate isomerase — its product is MNTFTPVEQHFVRASGVETTSTRIPYVSVDNFPELGKLTALRFLEWVSEHPEGVVSLPTGKTPEHFIRWTRFLLDHWNEAKGREVREAHGLVVESKPDLSGLHFVQIDEFYPIRSTQANSFHHYVTEYYLGGFGLDPARALLINCDAIALAGGRHFSEVFPDSRVDLSLRYRSARTAKEREQQESIFRIDDWCMDYERAIRDRGGIGFFLGGIGPDGHIAFNTRGSDHYSTTRLTETNFETQAQAAGDLGGIEVSKNRLVITIGLDTITCNPDAVTIIFAAGEAKAGVVRDALEEERSVLYPATALQRLPGGRFYITRSAGARLRDSIERYYRTGPWTPEKTERAVIDLCRRIDTYGPNLELSDLEQDPWCRMIPDLSLDTVGEVMDRFKARIQRGLQPEENQVFYHTGPHHDDIQLGLQPHIDRTLQTGDNTSFFSVLTSGFTAVTNDFITNTLTSTRRLLDEGRIEMVEYPDFFEAGYRLKWDKDVYHFLMNVASENPEGRERGLAHRVVRAVVDIWEVRDVDELRATLDEILAVLADSYDGQKNPPRIQKLKGMVREFEEELVWAHSGVQVKNVRHLRLGFYTGDLFTETPERRRDVEPILEEFRREQPTVISLALDPEGSGPDTHYKVLQAIAEAVRMWREERDLSELRIWGYRNVWFRFAPSDANVVVPVSLDAMNVVDQSFSDCYLSQVDASFPSYEHDGRFSTLAKRIWVEQLQSIQYLLGKNYFYTNPDPRIRASHGLLFFKEMNVDEFLTQARALEKATEG
- a CDS encoding class I SAM-dependent methyltransferase, producing the protein MTPIDFGLRSRDYALHRHGPPQAFYERLQRFADLDGARVLDLATGPGTVAFELARRGATVTGIDVAEPQIAAARARAEELGLDDRTSFRVARAEATGAPEHGCDLVTSGQSWHWFDAPATVAEVRRVLRPGGMLAIVAYSYLSGHCPVSADTEELILQFNPDWPMAGWTGLFPRWVDDVVEGGMTFVEQFCWDYDDLYSHDDWRGRIRTCNGVGSGGLPADEVARFDAALAVMLRERYPDPVPVRHRLWAVMAQAGGA
- a CDS encoding DEAD/DEAH box helicase is translated as MTDTTSAEANRTFADLGLGPELLRALESLGYEEPTPIQQSAIPPVLAGRDLMGLAATGTGKTAAFTLPLLQRISRGGGLPSALILVPTRELAVQVAQAVHRYGRHMAIEVLPIYGGQSFSQQLKVLRRGVDVVVATPGRALDHIRRGTLGLVGVEMLVLDEADEMLDMGFADDIDAILAEVPDTRQSLLFSATLGPTIAAIARKHLRDPVEVRITEESESDGEGPLVRQTAYLVRRPHKLAALGRVLDLESPEAVLVFCRTRNDVDELAEALGARGYRAEAMHGGMSQDQRDRVMKKLRGGAVDLLVATDVAARGLDISHLSHVINYDVPNAPKSYVHRIGRVGRAGREGVAITLADPREHALLRNIERQTHQKIAIETLPTVADMQAHRLELTRASLREVMLGGGLEHFRVVVEALSDEFDLWDIAVGAVKMAHEATLSDAAGDDEEIPSAHAPTPRWDGRKHKGGRGGPSGRRTPGSVRLFISAGRRVGIRPKDLVGAITGEAGIRGGEIGTIQISEKFSLVEVNAAVADRVVQALGKSTIKGKRVKVRIDGGR
- a CDS encoding carbon-nitrogen hydrolase family protein, with protein sequence MSESPAGPGSRPNVRLEDFEKRIHLRQLTMDDYPALVEMQELCFPGMAPWSEDQIRSQIEIFPRGQLCLESDGRLIASSNSLIVESDMHTAWHDWTRISDNGHIRTHSDSGDTLYGIEIMVHPDHRGINHARRLYEARKALCRELNLARIVIGGRIPGYGAQADRMSAREYAEQVISRGLYDPVLTTQVANGFVLRELIPDYFPADTASRGYATHLEWTNLDHVPDPSTRWQRVSRVRICAVQYRMRHIDSWDDFHTQCAFFVDAAANNKVDFVVLPELLTNQLMAVDPGRRPADAVRTLAELTPAYLAMFSALSVKHNVNIVGGSQFTIDESGRLQNVAYLFRRDGTIERQAKLHLTAEEKRWWGVEGGDALEVFDTDRGRVAILLSYDVQFPELARIAVDRGAQILFVPFTAEDRDAYLRVRYCCQARAVENEVFVAAAGTTGNLPFVVHADTHYARSGIFTPLDTSFARDGIAGESSENVETLVTADVDLELLRRHRLGGTVRLLEDRRPQLYERRG